The Pochonia chlamydosporia 170 chromosome 3, whole genome shotgun sequence genome contains the following window.
ATCATGAGCAAAACTATTCTATAGATGAATCGtttcatcctcgtcgtcctcgaCTCAACCCATCCATTCGCCTTGCGCATTAGTCTTCAATGAACTCAATCATTACGGTGCCTTGCTTAAGACCTGTCGCCTCAATAGTGCtgtccaagtcttccatcaaatcttggccttgcggcatcttcttcagctcaAACTCAACCCCATCTTTGCCTTCCATCGGCTCAGCCTTGAGCCACTCGTAAATACGGCGCACTGGGTCCTGTAGGTTGAATCTTCGAATGACCCGTCCAGTGGGATGTCTGAATTGTATTCTCGTGGTGGTTGCGGGATCGTTTTCTGGTTCAGTATGCGGTTTCCCGCTGGAGATGAGAGAAAATGCGCTCTGTTCTGCTGCTTCGGGctctttccctttcccttccACTTCACCACTTGGACCCGGTGATTTCGTCAATGCATCTGGGTCTTGAATGTTTGGCGTAGATGTTGATCGGCTGCTTTCACCACCCCCAGCTGCAAGGCTattcttcaacgccatctccagcatTTCGTCCTCTGTCATGCggtccacatccaccactgCAGGTTTCCGTGTTGTTGATTTGGCCACGGGGTTTTTGCTGTTGGCAGCGAGACTATACCGGTCGAGGAACTCTGCCAACTCGGCGTGGAATTCGACCGCACTAGGAAACGGCCGGCCACTCCAAACCTTCACTTGTTCGCCCGTTCGGGGATCGACAATGGAGACATGTGGATAGTTGTCTGGATTCTCATGCGTCCGGTTGGGAAAGTAAAAGTTGATGTACTCTTCGGCATCCGGATAGTCCTTGTCGTATTGTAAAAAGATGAAATTCTCGGATACAAGGTCCTTGATTGCTGCGTCTTTCCATACATCCCGGTTGAGGGCTTGGCAGGTAAAGTCGTTCATGTCCTGGAGATTGACCAAGATCCACTTCTTGTCTTCCTTGCCCAGGGTTCGTGCTTCGTCCCAGCTAACTCTGGACATCAAATCGTACGGTGGTCGGAAGAGGTCCTCCAACCGTCTGGCGTGGGTTCCGTTCTCTGTGGTGCTGGGCGGTGGCGCCGATGTGTCCCCCCAAATTCGCTGAGCAAATGGACCGCCGGTGCGAGCTACATGACATGGATCAGTTGGGAAAATTCTCAACGTAGAAAACATATATGGTGACCATGGGCAAAACTTACGGGGAGGATGTCGTCTGCTCCGTAACTCCTCCAGAAACCGTCGGGTagtctcatcatcaacagcacCGTCCCATGAAGGATCTGGAGCCACAAGCGTCTCGGTTGTTCGTGCGATGGGAGCTCTGACATCATCTTGCGCTCCTGGTCCAGCTGAGCCACCTTGATACAGCTCTTCCTGTAGCCGTTTTGCCATGGcggcatcttcctcctcttgtGCCATCGCGGCTGCATGTTGAACCGCAGCCCGCTCGCCATCGTCCTCGCTTCCCGCATCATGGTCGATCATGatgtcgtcatcgtcatcgtcgtcgtcactgtCTATGTGAATAACGCCGCTAGCGTCCTCGCGGCCGATATTCGGGCGGCGGCGAGTCGAAGATGTTGGGTTCGCCGGCGTCGAGGCAGTTTCGGACACTCCAGCGCCCACACCAGACGCGAGCTCGGGGTTTTCGTAAAATAATCCAATGGCTCGTTCAAAATCTCCGTTTGCGATCTGAAGAAACCCACGAGCCACATCCGCAGTTGCACCCGTGATGgcggcaaaagaagaaatcgATTCgtcctccatcttggccgcAAATGATTTCTGAACAGCTTTGGGTTTGACGTGTGTCCTCGATGACAGAAGTCGGTGGCTGACTAGCCTCGCGGCGTCCTTATCGGGCCCTCTGGATGCTTCGCCCAGAAGGTGTCACCTCTTGTCGTGGAATATGATGGTGTCGTGGAGAGAACTTGGGTAAAAAATGATGAGAAAAGTTAAGGAAGATGGCGTCGATTTGTGCAGATAAATAACTTTCCCAAGGTTCGCTGCCCCTCACCTCAACAAGTCGGGGGGGTTTTCCGTGTGGTCGGTGTGCGGCGGCTACGGCGTGTGAATTTCACCGAGTGCTTGCTTGCTGTTCAGTTCTAGGCTGAAGTTCCAAGCTGCCCGGGGTTCACGGTGGGATTAATGATGCAAGATGGAGAAAAGGAATAGTGCAGAAACGCGAATGCCTTGTCTAAAGTATCAACGAATatgaagtctggtgagtGGACAATGGTGGGGCTGGGTctggatggacatggaaatgTGAGAGGAAAGAAAGTCTGGTATGATGTAGACAGGACGGACCAGGCGTCAGATCGGACTGAAGTTGGCACTAACCAGACACTacatgtacctaggtaaCTGGAGCTGCACCACAATTTGACTTTGaatggtcaagtcaagtctggtttggccCGGTGCAGGCACCCAGCTGTCATGACGCAATATTGAACACCACGAGCAACCAACAATGAACCACACCACACAGCACAAGACACCACACCAGTTGACTAGATTTTACCTTCCCGATgtcattcaatgttgtttgaGCTAAACTACCATGCATGTATCCCCTGGAGCACCAGTGAATTAACATGTGTTGTCTCATCACATGTTCGCTTCCTCCAAGTGCAACACAATTATAACCATGAATTCTATTTCTATTCCCATCTACTTCTAAGCCTGTTTGATCTGGCCCAAAATTCCCCTCCACCGCTTTTGAACGTCAACAGACCTCTCCTCACCGAGTGCAGAATCCACGTCTCGCTGTAGTGTGTTCGGCAAATCCACCTTTCCAAATACACCCTTCGACCTTGCATCCAACAGCTTCGACAATGCCTGAACCCTCTTTACCCGTTGAGACTCGGTACCCATTTCTCCCTTGCTAACATCCAAACTCTCCACGTAAGAAGCAATTACCCCTGACCCGTTGAATGGCCCCGGCAGCGCATCCATAACATTTGTaaacttgacagcatcctCCATGAGATCGTGTACACACTCATACCAAATCTCCCGTTTGATAAAGTCGAATTTCGCGTGTGTAACATAAGGCATTAAAACGGCCATGATTTCCTGAATCGAGGCCCGAATATCAATAGTTTTGGACCGGCTATATCCCCGGGCAATAGCTTCAAAGGCAttctttgttgtcttggaCGCTATATCCTCCTTTCGACTCTCTTTGGAATCCACATCCATCTTGTCTTCGTCCTTGAGTTCTTCCAGGTACGGGGTGGTTATCTCAGCAATATCCTTGAGCATGTTGAGATCCGGACGGGCTTTCGCAAATCTCCACAAGCACCGGAATGCATGCGGTCGATATTCGTCGCTGTTGCGCTTTGCTTCTCTCATggcaatcttcttcatctgtGCGGAGATTGTTGCGTCGTTCCCCCAGAGAGGCTCGCTTCGTTCGACGAACCTAGGGTATGATTcaagcagcttctccttcCCTGGAAATGTTTTCAGAGCCAGGGTCTTGTCCAAGACTGGCCATATGACTTTGAGATTGGCCTCGTCAATGATTCCCGTCGCTTCACTCGCGTTGGCGACGTCACCTGCCATGGCGGCAACGGTGAATGCACCAGTGTGACGTAGAGCCCATTGAGCTGTCTCCAGAGAGCGCTCGACGAGGCTGACAATTTCCCGTACATATCTTGTGACGGTGCGACTGCTCCCTGCGTGTTGGTTCCAGACTTCCTGAAACACCTTCCCTGCGTATTCGTCGGTATCATGGGATCCAAAGTATGCAAAAGGCAACAGCGTAGTCTCTTGAGCAGTAAAATGATCTGGCGAGACTTTAGCTATCGCCACAATCACGTCTGACACCTTTTGCCGGCGGCTTTCGTCTTCCGCTTGGAAATATATATTGATGAAACGCTCACAAAACCGAATCTTGGCCGCATCAGGAGCGGCCCGTATCATATATGCAGCCGCTCTGGCATATGCCTGGCTGACCTCGTCGTTCTTATCCATCGTCTGTTTCTCCAGAATCTGCAACAACTTGGCGGACACTGGCTGAATGTCATTACTATGACGAGTGGCGAGCGTTGTAATGACTCTACTGCATCCGAGTTTTGTGGGCATACCGATGGCGCTCTTAATTGTAGCCTCGAACTTTGGAGCAAAGGCTGTCATGACCTCGGCATCGATGAAACGAAGACAATTCTCAATTGC
Protein-coding sequences here:
- a CDS encoding UBX domain-containing protein (Ubx5) (similar to Cordyceps militaris CM01 XP_006668798.1), with protein sequence MEDESISSFAAITGATADVARGFLQIANGDFERAIGLFYENPELASGVGAGVSETASTPANPTSSTRRRPNIGREDASGVIHIDSDDDDDDDDIMIDHDAGSEDDGERAAVQHAAAMAQEEEDAAMAKRLQEELYQGGSAGPGAQDDVRAPIARTTETLVAPDPSWDGAVDDETTRRFLEELRSRRHPPPRTGGPFAQRIWGDTSAPPPSTTENGTHARRLEDLFRPPYDLMSRVSWDEARTLGKEDKKWILVNLQDMNDFTCQALNRDVWKDAAIKDLVSENFIFLQYDKDYPDAEEYINFYFPNRTHENPDNYPHVSIVDPRTGEQVKVWSGRPFPSAVEFHAELAEFLDRYSLAANSKNPVAKSTTRKPAVVDVDRMTEDEMLEMALKNSLAAGGGESSRSTSTPNIQDPDALTKSPGPSGEVEGKGKEPEAAEQSAFSLISSGKPHTEPENDPATTTRIQFRHPTGRVIRRFNLQDPVRRIYEWLKAEPMEGKDGVEFELKKMPQGQDLMEDLDSTIEATGLKQGTVMIEFIED